In the Gossypium raimondii isolate GPD5lz chromosome 9, ASM2569854v1, whole genome shotgun sequence genome, one interval contains:
- the LOC105798037 gene encoding sec1 family domain-containing protein MIP3: MALIDVTKSCLDSIRQISEHIEGAIVYLDAGCTESFQLMGAFPLFLDLGARAVCSSENMCALDAVADWNGSFESARKIVIMTSRLLSDAHRFILRCLSMHKGGHCCTIFTSISEVAHSTYPDSPLGPDAFHEYQSLLLQDYEELIENSDLKSGQLVDSNTKGNLTLEDEGWSRFTSNEDVPSLEASSAGKNQYGDSPRQGMVDLGQKPIVSVHHFPMILSPISPRVFVLPSEGSIAEACLSSEHEDSISAGLPSLSTGLPSDVDEVPPAATLTAHFLYHLAAKMDLKMEIFSLGDLSKTIGKILTDMSSLYDVGRRKRTVGLLLIDRTLDLLTPCCHGDSLVDRIFSALPRKERTSSSASIKCSQAQLKPGPSSLARASLEVQIPIGEVLTKEDFEIDDSGLSNGIEAFRCGWDSYNSASEMVDLISLSKKASDEKFFPAELLQGSLVSTETFKGTPYLEAILDRKTKDGAILVKKWLQETLRRENMTIDVKTRPGFASKLELKTMIKALTKSQSSLIRNRGIIQLASATLLALDESCSARWDAFISAEKILSVNAGDTSQSLAAQISDLINKSAFAGSDGKKSGKKELSQGLLSFQDALLLTITGYILAGENFPTSGSGGPFSWQEEHFLKEAILDAILENPSVARLKFLHGLTQELEANLNKTKSDVTKETSTDELNIDEFDDDQWGKWGDEDEDEENDNKEQEYDDMQLKLELRDRVDNLFKYLHKLSSLKSKKGPLGLESNLSSDPYTNKGLLYKLLTKILGKFDVPGLEYHSSTVGRLFKSGFGRFGLGQAKPSLADQNLILVFVVGGINGVEVQEAQEALSESGRPDIELVLGGTTFLTPDDMLDLLLGESSYI, encoded by the exons ATGGCTTTGATTGATGTCACCAAATCTTGCCTTGATTCGATTCGCCAA ATATCAGAACACATCGAAGGGGCAATTGTATACCTAGATGCTGGATGCACGGAAAGTTTCCAGCTTATGGGAGCATTTCCTCTTTTCCTGGACCTTGGAGCGCGTGCAGTTTGCAGCTCAGAAAACATGTGTGCTCTTGATGCG GTAGCTGACTGGAATGGAAGTTTTGAATCAGCAAGGAAAATTGTAATTATGACTTCTCGTTTATTAAGTGATGCACACCGTTTTATACTACGTTGCCTGAGCATGCATAAAGGAGGTCATTGTTGTACGATATTTACATCTATCTCAGAG GTAGCTCATTCAACATATCCTGATTCACCTCTTGGACCTGATGCATTCCATGAGTATCAATCCTTGCTTCTCCAAGATTATGAGGAGCTTATTGAAAATTCTGATTTAAAGTCTGGTCAGTTGGTTGATAGTAATACGAAAGGAAATTTGACCCTTGAAGATGAAGGATGGTCCAGGTTCACCTCCAATGAAGATGTTCCTTCCCTTGAGGCTAGTTCTGCTGGAAAAAATCAATATGGGGATAGTCCAAGACAGGGAATGGTAGATTTGGGACAAAAACCCATTGTTTCTGTCCATCACTTCCCCATGATTTTATCCCCCATTTCACCTAGAGTGTTTGTCTTACCTTCTGAGGGATCTATAGCTGAAGCATGCTTATCATCTGAACACGAGGATTCCATTAGTGCTGGGTTGCCTTCCTTGAGTACCGGATTGCCATCTGATGTTGATGAGGTTCCTCCTGCTGCAACCCTTACTGCTCATTTTCTGTATCATTTGGCTGCCAAG ATggacttgaaaatggaaattttttccCTTGGTGATCTGTCAAAAACAATTGGGAAGATTTTGACAGACATGTCAAGTCTCTATGATGTAGGGCGTCGAAAACGGACGGTGGGGTTATTACTTATTGACCGTACCCTTGACCTTCTTACTCCATGCTGTCATGGAGATTCACTTGTAGATCGTATCTTTTCAGCTCTGCCTCGTAAGGAAAGAACATCATCCTCTGCaagtatcaaatgctcacaGGCCCAACTTAAACCTGGTCCTTCTAGCCTAGCACGTGCTTCCCTCGAGGTTCAGATACCAATTGGAGAAGTTTTAACCAAAGAAGATTTTGAAATAGATGATTCTGGTCTTTCAAATGGCATTGAAGCTTTTCGCTGTGGGTGGGATTCCTATAACTCTGCTTCAGAAATGGTAGATTTGATTAGTCTCAGCAAGAAAGCTAGTGATGAGAAGTTTTTTCCTGCTGAGCTATTACAGGGGTCCTTAGTCTCTACCGAAACATTCAAAGGAACACCATATTTGGAAGCAATACTAGATAGGAAGACAAAAGATGGGGCTATTCTGGTGAAGAAGTGGCTTCAGGAAACTCTACGTCGAGAGAATATGACTATTGATGTGAAAACTCGCCCTGGTTTTGCttcaaaattagaattaaaaaccATGATTAAAGCATTAACCAAAAGCCAATCATCCTTAATAAGAAACAGAGGAATTATCCAGTTAGCATCAGCTACTTTACTTGCCCTTGATGAATCATGTAGTGCCAGATGGGATGCATTTATCAGTGCAGAGAAAATATTGAGTGTTAATGCTGGGGATACGAGCCAAAGTCTCGCTGCCCAAATAAGTGATCTAATCAATAAGAGTGCTTTTGCAGGATCAGATGGCAAAAAGAGTGGGAAAAAGGAACTCTCACAAGGGCTACTTTCTTTTCAAGATGCTTTGCTCCTCACAATTACTGGTTATATATTGGCTGGCGAAAACTTCCCAACTTCTGGATCCGGTGGCCCTTTTTCTTGGCAAGAGGAGCACTTTCTTAAAGAAGCTATTTTGGATGCTATACTTGAAAACCCATCGGTGGCTAGGTTGAAGTTTCTTCATGGTCTAACGCAAGAACTTGAGGCCAATTTAAACAAAACTAAATCAGATGTAACCAAAGAAACATCAACAGATGAATTGAacattgatgaatttgatgatgatcagTGGGGTAAATGgggagatgaagatgaagatgaagagaatgatAATAAAGAGCAAGAATATGATGACATGCAGCTTAAGTTGGAGTTGCGCGATAGAGTGGACAACCTTTTCAAATATCTTCATAAGTTATCTAGTTTAAAGAGCAAGAAAGGGCCATTGGGTTTGGAAAGCAATTTGAGTAGCGATCCTTACACAAATAAAGGATTACTTTATAAGCTTCTAACAAAGATTTTGGGCAAGTTTGATGTACCAGGATTAGAGTACCATTCATCTACAGTAGGTCGACTGTTTAAAAGTGGGTTTGGAAGATTTGGTCTTGGACAG GCTAAACCAAGTTTAGCAGACCAAAATCTCATTCTGGTTTTTGTTGTTGGAGGCATTAACGGTGTTGAG GTACAAGAAGCACAAGAGGCATTATCAGAAAGTGGAAGACCTGATATCGAATTAGTTCTTGGTGGAACCACTTTTCTAACTCCTGATGACATGCTTGATTTGCTATTGGGAGAATCTAGTTACATTTGA